One window of the Streptococcus parasanguinis ATCC 15912 genome contains the following:
- a CDS encoding SemiSWEET family transporter — protein MNKQKINQIVGSIGAFIGIIVFIAYIPQIIANLQGNKAQPFQPLSAAISCLIWVIYGWTKEPKKDWILIIPNSAGVILGGLTFLTSL, from the coding sequence ATGAATAAACAAAAAATCAACCAAATCGTTGGCTCGATCGGTGCCTTTATTGGGATTATCGTTTTCATTGCCTACATCCCACAAATTATTGCTAATTTACAGGGAAATAAGGCCCAACCTTTCCAACCCTTGTCAGCTGCTATTTCTTGCTTGATCTGGGTCATTTATGGTTGGACAAAGGAACCTAAAAAAGACTGGATTTTGATCATTCCGAATTCGGCAGGTGTCATCCTAGGGGGATTGACTTTCCTTACATCACTTTAA
- a CDS encoding SemiSWEET family transporter, whose protein sequence is MNEKQMKILGWVATFMSVMMYVSYFPQIIDNLAGHKGNFIQPLVAAINCSLWVYYGLFKKERDIPLAAANAPGIIFGLITAITAL, encoded by the coding sequence ATGAATGAAAAACAAATGAAAATTCTTGGTTGGGTTGCGACCTTTATGTCTGTGATGATGTATGTCTCTTACTTCCCACAAATTATAGATAATCTCGCTGGTCACAAAGGAAACTTTATTCAACCTCTTGTCGCAGCCATCAACTGTAGTCTTTGGGTCTATTATGGACTTTTCAAAAAAGAACGCGATATCCCACTTGCTGCAGCCAATGCTCCAGGGATCATCTTTGGTTTGATCACAGCCATCACAGCCTTGTAA
- a CDS encoding YbgA family protein, with protein sequence MDQKHHCQVLWAKNKYLVLSHSSNIYKEIREYLKQDQVEVSHVEGLIQQALALPENRGQVSNAFQHIWGYFKKQATPEEKADFMLLLEKYQHGQARQEDLIKGIQTLLERYPNRYLQESTLLGGQ encoded by the coding sequence GTGGATCAAAAACATCACTGCCAAGTCCTATGGGCGAAAAATAAATACCTGGTGCTGAGTCATTCCAGCAACATTTACAAGGAGATCCGGGAATACCTCAAGCAAGACCAGGTGGAGGTCAGCCACGTCGAAGGCTTGATCCAGCAAGCACTGGCCTTGCCAGAAAATCGTGGTCAGGTCTCCAATGCCTTCCAGCATATCTGGGGATATTTCAAAAAGCAGGCGACTCCTGAGGAAAAGGCCGACTTCATGCTGCTACTTGAGAAATACCAGCATGGGCAAGCTAGACAAGAGGATCTCATCAAGGGGATCCAAACGCTCCTAGAGCGCTACCCCAATCGCTATTTGCAAGAGTCGACACTACTAGGAGGTCAATAG
- a CDS encoding TIGR02328 family protein produces the protein MRLWHQDLISKLPRPQLLGQHRECCALRGNGWGKKHATVNYVFDYSPYRLYAYHRLIMEEMTARGYKVSPEWWEPTYRGKTCPAYPELEEEVLSNPIYPEHQATYLQECLDNLAEKGIQLY, from the coding sequence ATGAGACTGTGGCACCAAGATTTGATCTCAAAACTCCCCCGTCCCCAGCTTCTCGGCCAACACCGGGAATGCTGTGCCCTTCGAGGCAATGGCTGGGGCAAGAAGCACGCGACGGTCAACTATGTCTTTGACTACTCGCCCTATCGCCTCTATGCCTATCACCGCCTGATCATGGAGGAGATGACTGCACGTGGCTACAAGGTCAGCCCAGAGTGGTGGGAGCCGACCTATCGAGGCAAGACCTGCCCAGCTTATCCAGAGCTAGAAGAGGAAGTCTTGAGCAACCCCATCTATCCTGAGCACCAGGCTACTTATCTCCAAGAATGCTTAGACAATCTAGCAGAAAAAGGGATCCAACTATACTAA
- a CDS encoding type I restriction endonuclease, whose protein sequence is MRKGKEFTEMTRVQIPAALHLMRMGYTYLPCKGKEIAERDPETNILVSIFREQFLKFNNYANDVDVERELSNIKLELDQNDLGRAFYKRIIGETSATYIDWEHPEANTFHVALEVTYKNGRDEFRPDLVVFINGIPISYIEVKQPNAIRDGKTGVHSEQDRTKQRFENRKFRRFNNITQLIALSDNLPYISGQGQQKQGSYYGSNAYSKTKFNAFKEERKKDFRHSFAMLTEEQIDFVLNDMNHFALKSQPEFTTNLKPDTPCNAFLSSLYQKERLLFMLRFGLVYVEEQSKDGQMQLQKHVMRYPQYFATRAIEETIAKGVKKGVIWHTQGSGKTALAFFNIRYLTNYFSKEGIVPQFYFVVDRLDLADQAFKEFTKRGLKVKRINNPRELNQKQDGYDVAVVNIQKFKDDSDLTDRSGYDLNCQNVYFIDEAHRSYNERGSYLPNLYQADTKAIKIALTGTPLITYKKDGKTKESHATTRDIFGDYIHKYYYNQSIDDGFTLRLMREDIETSYKDNLRSINEEIQRGDLSKEDIFAHPHYVEPMLDFIIEDFNRARNVIFDDQTIGGMIVCDSSKQARELEKQLEERRQAGSTNLTSALILHDEGDKEEKKDKVDAYKEGKIDLVIVFSMLLTGFDAPRLKRLYLGRKIKAHNLLQTLTRVNRPYKDYLFGYVIDFADISKEFDKTNRAYLEELNQEYDTTLTGENGEDVFGSLFVSADEISQELSKTEQILLDYPTDNLEYFSQAINDIKDRKQLIDLRKALESVKQYYNIARLLGYHHLLNQIDISQISILLNILTRRMLTLSLIDKPDDFSSRTLLNLAMSETSFSFVKIAEEELRLAANDLEDWRRRVASGIKNQRDEKDPEWVSLYEEFQRIMQKHYIHGQEGFTMENIKETQKDYEELFKSVEDYHTRMRRLTMNFDGDEMAARSYKHVTNSTMVNEFLAIYHVIKDSKVKLDHRIGQNQGVLDNEEYLKRMIREQARKEMKKNQSASNMTKQDFDRLVQSLFEEYEEEYQH, encoded by the coding sequence ATGAGAAAAGGGAAAGAATTTACAGAAATGACGAGGGTTCAAATTCCAGCAGCATTGCATCTCATGCGTATGGGCTATACCTATCTTCCTTGCAAAGGGAAGGAAATTGCAGAAAGAGATCCAGAGACGAATATTCTGGTATCTATTTTTAGAGAGCAATTTTTGAAGTTCAATAATTACGCAAATGATGTGGATGTTGAACGAGAGCTAAGTAATATCAAGTTGGAACTAGACCAAAATGATCTGGGACGGGCTTTTTACAAACGAATCATCGGAGAAACAAGTGCGACCTATATTGACTGGGAACATCCTGAAGCAAACACCTTTCATGTAGCGCTTGAAGTTACATATAAGAATGGCCGGGATGAATTTCGTCCGGACCTCGTTGTATTTATCAACGGCATACCTATTTCTTATATTGAAGTTAAACAGCCCAATGCTATCCGAGATGGAAAGACAGGAGTTCACTCAGAGCAAGACAGAACAAAACAACGTTTTGAAAATCGCAAGTTCCGACGCTTTAACAATATCACCCAGTTGATAGCTCTCTCTGACAACTTGCCATATATCAGTGGACAAGGGCAGCAAAAACAAGGTTCTTATTATGGTTCGAATGCCTATTCAAAAACCAAGTTTAATGCCTTCAAGGAAGAAAGAAAAAAAGATTTCCGTCATTCCTTTGCTATGTTAACTGAGGAGCAAATAGACTTCGTCTTAAATGACATGAACCACTTTGCCCTCAAATCTCAACCAGAGTTTACAACAAACCTAAAGCCTGATACACCTTGTAATGCCTTTCTATCTTCTTTGTACCAGAAGGAACGCTTGCTATTTATGCTTCGTTTTGGCCTAGTCTATGTCGAAGAACAAAGTAAGGATGGGCAGATGCAATTGCAGAAGCACGTCATGCGCTATCCTCAGTATTTTGCTACACGTGCCATCGAAGAAACAATCGCAAAAGGTGTCAAGAAGGGCGTTATCTGGCATACACAAGGTTCAGGTAAGACTGCCTTGGCTTTCTTCAATATTCGCTATCTGACTAATTATTTTTCAAAAGAGGGAATCGTTCCTCAGTTTTACTTTGTCGTGGATCGTTTGGACCTGGCAGACCAAGCCTTTAAGGAATTTACCAAACGAGGGCTCAAGGTGAAGCGCATCAACAACCCTCGAGAACTCAATCAAAAACAAGACGGCTATGATGTGGCTGTGGTCAATATCCAGAAATTTAAGGATGATTCAGACCTGACCGACCGCTCTGGCTATGACCTCAATTGTCAAAATGTCTATTTTATCGATGAAGCCCACCGTTCATACAATGAACGTGGTTCCTACCTGCCAAACCTCTATCAGGCAGATACCAAGGCTATTAAAATTGCCTTGACCGGAACGCCATTGATCACATATAAGAAAGATGGTAAGACCAAGGAAAGTCATGCGACCACGCGTGATATCTTTGGAGATTATATCCACAAATACTATTACAACCAGTCTATCGATGACGGCTTTACCCTACGCTTGATGCGAGAAGATATCGAGACTTCTTATAAAGATAATCTCAGATCTATCAACGAAGAAATCCAACGTGGCGATCTATCCAAGGAAGACATCTTTGCTCATCCCCACTATGTAGAGCCTATGCTGGACTTTATCATCGAGGACTTTAATAGAGCGCGTAATGTAATTTTCGATGATCAGACCATCGGTGGTATGATTGTCTGTGATTCGTCCAAGCAGGCGCGTGAGCTTGAAAAACAATTAGAAGAACGTCGTCAAGCTGGTTCAACAAACTTGACCTCAGCTCTCATCCTTCACGATGAGGGAGACAAGGAAGAGAAGAAGGACAAGGTAGATGCCTATAAGGAAGGTAAGATTGACCTCGTTATCGTCTTCTCCATGCTCCTTACAGGATTTGATGCGCCTCGTCTCAAACGCCTCTACCTAGGGCGCAAGATTAAAGCTCACAATCTTTTGCAAACTCTAACCCGTGTTAATCGTCCCTACAAGGACTATCTCTTTGGTTATGTCATTGACTTTGCTGATATTTCCAAGGAGTTTGACAAGACTAATCGTGCCTATCTGGAAGAACTCAATCAAGAGTATGATACGACCCTGACAGGGGAAAATGGTGAGGATGTTTTTGGTTCGCTCTTCGTGTCGGCAGATGAAATTTCTCAAGAGTTGAGCAAGACCGAGCAAATCTTGCTTGACTATCCAACGGATAATCTAGAGTATTTCTCCCAAGCCATCAATGACATCAAGGATAGAAAGCAATTGATTGATTTACGAAAAGCCTTGGAGTCTGTCAAGCAGTACTACAATATTGCCCGTCTTCTTGGCTACCATCACTTGCTCAATCAGATTGATATTTCTCAGATTTCAATCTTGCTTAACATTCTCACTAGACGTATGCTGACACTGTCTCTGATCGATAAACCAGACGACTTCTCTAGTCGGACTCTTTTAAATCTTGCCATGTCTGAAACTAGCTTTAGCTTTGTCAAGATTGCAGAAGAAGAGCTCCGTCTAGCAGCCAATGACCTAGAAGATTGGAGACGTCGAGTTGCAAGTGGTATTAAGAACCAACGGGATGAAAAGGATCCGGAGTGGGTCTCTCTATACGAAGAATTCCAGCGGATCATGCAAAAACATTACATTCATGGGCAAGAAGGTTTTACCATGGAAAATATCAAGGAAACTCAAAAAGACTATGAAGAACTCTTTAAATCCGTGGAGGACTATCATACTCGTATGAGACGCCTAACCATGAACTTTGATGGGGACGAAATGGCAGCTCGTTCATACAAGCATGTGACCAACTCGACTATGGTCAATGAATTTCTAGCTATTTACCATGTTATCAAAGATTCTAAGGTTAAATTAGACCATAGAATCGGTCAAAACCAAGGAGTTTTAGATAATGAGGAATATTTAAAGCGA